ttttatgagATTCACATgaatttgttcatccattctaattatattacatggttactagtgtagtaataacaacaatattaCATCCACAGAATTGAACAAGTGTGCAGGAATTTCTTGTGGGATGGGGGAGTTGATTTTATGAGGTCACCTCCTGTGTCATGGGATAAAGTGTGTAGGCCAAAGAAAGAAGGGGGCTTAGGCCTCAAAAATGATGTTATTTGGAACAAGGCAGCAGTGGGGAAGCTAGTTTGGTGGCTTAATTCTAAGCCGGACTCTTTATGGGTCAGATGGGTTGGTCACATTTATCTGAAAGATGCTAACTGGCAGGACTACTACCCTAAGGCTAATACATCGTGGTACTGGAGAAAGGTCTGTCAGGTCAAACTAGAGTTACAGCCAGCTTATCAACAACAATTATGGACAAATCAACAACATATGGGTTACACTGTAAGTAAGGGCTATAATTTTCTAAGAAACAGGGAAATTGAAGTACAGTGGCATATTATGGTGTGGAATAAATGGACTCTACCGAAGTATAGCTTTATAGCATGGGTTCATCACCATCGAAACATGAATACAAAAGGAAAACTCTTTAATTTAGGGATAACGGATGATAGTACCTGCTGCATATGCGGGGGAGCTGTTGAAAACTTGGAGCATCTTTTCTTTGCTTGTCCCTACAGAAAATTCGTCATTGATACTGTCGGAGGGTGGCTTGGGGATCCCTGGCCCGATTTTAACTGGATCAATTGGCGGCTTGCGAAAACGGGTACCTCACTTCATTTAGAGATCCTTGATGCCACAATCAATTCCTGCCTATACACCATTTGGCAGCAGCGAAACAGGAGCAGGCACGAGCTTTCCCTTATTCGACCTATTTTCATTGCCCGCTTCATTGTGGATgagctttgtaacaccccaagttattgagagtaaggttgtcccacatcggggaattgaggaggttgtgatatgtttataagggattccacccaccacttagtaacaaggccttgtgtttttgggcttaagtgaggacaattaatgggcccaaaagtgcacacccatcttattggggttgtgttacgacggtggcgggtcgggttgttataaatggtatcagagcgaccctgcgaccgtgtggtgagcccgtggtcgggagtacccgggtcacacacctagcgggggaggattctgggcttggctgcggtcaagttggaggaacaacgaggacgttgtgttctttaagtgggggagattgtaacaccccaagttattgagagtaaggttgtcccacatcggggaattgaggaggttgtgatatgtttataagggattccacccaccacttagtaacaaggccttgtgtttttgggcttaagtgaggacaattaatgggcccaaaagtgcacacccatcttattggggttgtgttacgacggtggcgggtcgggttgttataagcTTAAAGTGAGATTCCGAGGTCTGAGCAAAGGGGTTTTGGTCAGAAATGAAGCTATGTGGCTTGAGAGGCTGCTAGAGAGAGGCGTGTGACTG
The Silene latifolia isolate original U9 population chromosome 11, ASM4854445v1, whole genome shotgun sequence genome window above contains:
- the LOC141614271 gene encoding uncharacterized protein LOC141614271, producing the protein MRSPPVSWDKVCRPKKEGGLGLKNDVIWNKAAVGKLVWWLNSKPDSLWVRWVGHIYLKDANWQDYYPKANTSWYWRKVCQVKLELQPAYQQQLWTNQQHMGYTVSKGYNFLRNREIEVQWHIMVWNKWTLPKYSFIAWVHHHRNMNTKGKLFNLGITDDSTCCICGGAVENLEHLFFACPYRKFVIDTVGGWLGDPWPDFNWINWRLAKTGTSLHLEILDATINSCLYTIWQQRNRSRHELSLIRPIFIARFIVDELCNTPSY